TGGTGATCAAAATGGCCCGCGAAGCCGAGATCAAAAGGCTGAAAACCCGTCTCGACCGGGAGTTTTCCAGTCTGGGCCGGACAATGGCCGAGCGCTGCGGGCCGGACGCCGAATCCCTGACGGTGGCCTCCGACCTTCGTCTCCTACTCAAGCAGGTCTCCTTCCTCAAAGATGAAATCGCCCACCTCGAACGGGAACTGGACAAGGCCTCGGCCCAAAGGCGCGAGGTCCGAAACGAGTGAATGATCAAACCCCACTCGACGACTCGAACCGATCGACACAGGAGTTCGATATGACCACCAAAAACCTAGTCTTCGCCTCGGACCACGCCGGGGCCCCGCTCAAGGAAAAACTCAAGGAACACGTCCAGGGACGAGGCTTCGTTTTTTTGGATGTGGGCGTCCATGGTTGCGAAAGCTGCGACTACCCGATATACGCCAAGGCCCTGGCCCGCGAGGTCCTTGCCGGAAAAGGTCTAGGCGTACTAATCTGCGGCACCGGTCTGGGCATGTCCATGACTGCCAACCGTTTTCCAGGCATCCGGGCGGCCCTGTGTCTGAACGAATACATGGCCCGGATGGCCAGACAGCACAACGACTCCAACGTCCTCTGCCTCGGCGACCGGGTCGTCGGCGTCGACTTGGCCGTATCCATCCTCGACGTCTTTCTGGGCACGCCCTTTGAGGGTGGCCGTCACGCCCGCCGGGTGGCCCTCATCGAACCCGACCAGACAGTTCCGACCCTCTGATCGCTGAAGTCCCGTTTCCAACCCCCAACCCCCACGAGTACCACCATGACCTTCGATGCCAACTTCGACCCCCGCCAAGATCTGGAGGCCGTCAACATCGTCAAGGGCCTCGTCATGGACGGCCCCAGACAGGCCAATTCAGGCCATCCCGGAGGGGCCATGTCCTCGGCCGATTTCGCCTACATCCTTTTTAAGGACTACCTGATCTTCGATCCCGACGACGACCGTTGGTGGAACCGGGACCGCTTCGTCCTCTCGGCCGGGCACGAGTCCATGCTCCTGTACTCCCTACTAACTCTGGCCGGGTTCATGACCATGGAGGATCTCAAGGCCTTCCGCCAGTTCGGCAGCCGGACCCCGGGCCACCCCGAGGTCGAGTGCCCGGGCGTCGAGGCCACCACCGGCCCTCTGGGGCAGGGCTTGGCCATGGCCGGGGGCATGGCCGTGGCCGAACGGTTTCTGCGCCATCGCTTCGGGTCCGAAACCACCGACCACTTCACCTATGTCCTGGCCTCGGACGGCGACATGCAGGAACCCGTGGCCCTAGGCGCTGCGTCCCTTTTCGGCCACTGGGGGCTGGGCCGCCTAATCGTCTTCTACGACAGCAACGCTGTGCAGCTGGCCGGACCTACCTGTCGGGCTGACCGTACGGACTACCGCCAAGTCTTCGAGGGCTTCGGCTGGCAGGTCCTGGATATCGACGGTCACGATCACCACCAGATTCGGGCCGCTCTGGATTCGGCCCGGGCCGAAACCTCACGGCCGACCCTGATCATCGGCCGCACGGTCATCGCCAAGGGCAGCGCCACCATGGAAGGAAGCGAAAAAACCCACGGCAGCCCCATGTCCGAGGAGGAAATCCGGGCCACCAAGAAACGTCTCGGTCTGCCCGAAGACAAGACCTTCCACATTCCCGAAGAGATCTTCTTGACCTTCAGAGCCAGGTTTCCGGAACTGCGCCGCAGGGCGGCATCCTGGAAGGACAACCTTGCAGACCGTTTGCATTCGGATCAAACATTTGCCGATCTGTGGTCCAAGGCTACCAGCCCGAGGTCCAAGCTTGACATCAAGCTCCCCGCCTTCCCTGACGGAGATAAGATCGCCACCCGCAAGGCCTTCGGTCGATGCCTGAACGAAATCATGGGCCAGATCCCGACCCTCATGGGCGGTTCGGCCGACCTAGATCCCTCGAACCAAACCGAAACCTTTCGGAACACGGCCGGGATCTTCTGCAGCGACGAGCCCCTGGGCCGCAATCTGAGCTTCGGTGTCCGGGAATTCCCCATGGGGGCCATCCTCAATGGCTTGGCCCTTCACGGAGGCATCGTGCCTTTCGGTGCGACATTCCTAGTCTTCTCCGACTACGAGCGCAATGCCATCCGTATGTCGGCCCTCCAGAAACTCCCGGTCCTCCATGTCTTCACCCACGACTCCTTCTGGGTCGGCGAGGATGGGCCGACCCACCAGCCCGTGGAGCATGTCTCGTCCCTGAGACTCATTCCCGACCTTCTGGTCTTCCGGCCGGCCGAAGCCACCGAATCTGCCGCGTGCATGGACCTGGCGCTGCATCAGGACCACCGCCCTTCGGTCCTTGTCTTCACCCGCCAGGGACTTCCGGTACTCGACCCGGCCGAGCATCCCGGTCTCGAGGCCGGAATCCGGCGTGGAGCCTATGTATTGAGGGAGCCCGAAAACGGTCCGGCCCGTATGATCGTCATCGCCGCCGGTTCTGAGGTTCACCTCGCCCTGGGCGCTGCCGAGGCCCTGCCGGAATTCGGCATCCGGGTGGTCAGCGCCCCGTGTCTGGAGATCTTCGACGAACAGGAACAATCCTACCGCGACTCCGTCCTCCCACCTGATATACGTCTGCGCTGCGCGGTGGAGGCTGGACGCTCCGATCTGTGGTGGAAATACGTCGGTCTCGATGGGTTCGTTCACGGCCTCGATCACTTTGGAGCTTCGGCTCCGGGTGCGGTCCTGGCCGAACGCTTCGGGTTCACCGTCCCAGCCCTGGTCGAACGCATCGAATCCTTCTTCGGCCCACGGCTCGGGCTCAGATGACAGCCAAGCCTCTGGAACGGACCGAACAAACCCTCAGAGATCATCCCA
This sequence is a window from Deltaproteobacteria bacterium. Protein-coding genes within it:
- the rpiB gene encoding ribose 5-phosphate isomerase B, with the translated sequence MTTKNLVFASDHAGAPLKEKLKEHVQGRGFVFLDVGVHGCESCDYPIYAKALAREVLAGKGLGVLICGTGLGMSMTANRFPGIRAALCLNEYMARMARQHNDSNVLCLGDRVVGVDLAVSILDVFLGTPFEGGRHARRVALIEPDQTVPTL
- the tkt gene encoding transketolase; this translates as MTFDANFDPRQDLEAVNIVKGLVMDGPRQANSGHPGGAMSSADFAYILFKDYLIFDPDDDRWWNRDRFVLSAGHESMLLYSLLTLAGFMTMEDLKAFRQFGSRTPGHPEVECPGVEATTGPLGQGLAMAGGMAVAERFLRHRFGSETTDHFTYVLASDGDMQEPVALGAASLFGHWGLGRLIVFYDSNAVQLAGPTCRADRTDYRQVFEGFGWQVLDIDGHDHHQIRAALDSARAETSRPTLIIGRTVIAKGSATMEGSEKTHGSPMSEEEIRATKKRLGLPEDKTFHIPEEIFLTFRARFPELRRRAASWKDNLADRLHSDQTFADLWSKATSPRSKLDIKLPAFPDGDKIATRKAFGRCLNEIMGQIPTLMGGSADLDPSNQTETFRNTAGIFCSDEPLGRNLSFGVREFPMGAILNGLALHGGIVPFGATFLVFSDYERNAIRMSALQKLPVLHVFTHDSFWVGEDGPTHQPVEHVSSLRLIPDLLVFRPAEATESAACMDLALHQDHRPSVLVFTRQGLPVLDPAEHPGLEAGIRRGAYVLREPENGPARMIVIAAGSEVHLALGAAEALPEFGIRVVSAPCLEIFDEQEQSYRDSVLPPDIRLRCAVEAGRSDLWWKYVGLDGFVHGLDHFGASAPGAVLAERFGFTVPALVERIESFFGPRLGLR